Proteins encoded within one genomic window of Gallus gallus isolate bGalGal1 chromosome 1, bGalGal1.mat.broiler.GRCg7b, whole genome shotgun sequence:
- the CCDC89 gene encoding coiled-coil domain-containing protein 89 codes for MAACFGRNQSSSSGSVSMAHEDGEAVVANHTSDAEMGKDTEDPTKGTQTLCGSPEEKREKALLRARLEEQHRLICILKKKTDDARKRCKSLEQLNMELEKLRLEDAVKLKTQTQRIQYLEDLANNQEKMIYSKDEQEKQNTQLKEENQRLQQENKTLFSQAAKDNEAEMLQLAAQARELLQQLDTLHEKCAWERSRAQQLEKELLEAQSQQAHACTLEVDSLRQQLQRLQEEHQQMVEQLEHGESQQKAHDAELQAKLERANEEKEQLLNLAAERGKALQEKQQEILQLGRKLEMAERAKWRAEKHIVKEVAANYGLKVQELQQELKSSQQAYSKLSLQFDAYKKHSMDLLSKEKALNVKLRHFKA; via the exons ATGGCTGCATGTTTTGGCAGGaatcaaagcagcagcagcggaAG TGTCTCCATGGCCCATGAGGATGGAGAGGCAGTGGTGGCCAACCACACAAGTGATGCGGAGATGGGCAAAGATACCGAAGATCCAACAAAAGGCACACAGACACTCTGTGGGAGCCctgaggagaagagagagaaggctCTGCTACGGGCACGCCTGGAAGAGCAGCATCGCCTTATCTGtatcctgaagaaaaaaacagatgatgCACGCAAACGCTGCAAGAGCCTGGAGCAGCTCAACATGGAACTGGAGAAACTGAGGCTAGAGGATGCTGTGAAACTAAAAACTCAGACCCAGCGGATTCAGTACTTGGAGGATTTGGCCaacaaccaagaaaaaatgATCTACTCCAAGGATGagcaagagaaacagaacacacagctgaaggaggaaaacCAGCGCCTGCAGCAGGAGAACAAAACCCTCTTCAGCCAAGCAGCGAAGGACAACGAGGCTGAAATGCTTCAGCTTGCTGCCCAGGCCAGAGAGCTCTTGCAGCAGCTGGATACTCTACATGAGAAATGTGCCTGGGAGAGATCCAGAGCCCAGCAGCTAGAAAAAGAGCTCCTGGAAGCTCAGAGCCAGCAAGCACATGCCTGTACCTTGGAGGTTGACTCGCTAAGACAACAGCTGCAGCGCCTACAGGAGGAGCACCAACAAATGGTGGAACAGCTAGAGCATGGAGAAAGCCAGCAGAAGGCTCATGATGCTGAGCTGCAAGCCAAGCTGGAGAGGGCAAATGAGGAGAAAGAGCAGCTACTGAACCTGGCCGCAGAAAGGGGCAAAGCTctgcaagaaaagcaacaggaaatTCTGCAACTGGGGAGGAAGCTGGAGATGGCAGAAAGAGCCAAATGGAGAGCAGAGAAGCACATTGTCAAAGAAGTGGCAGCAAACTACGGTCTGAAAGTCCAAGAGCTCCAGCAAGAGCTGaaaagcagccagcaggcatACAGCAAGCTCTCGCTGCAGTTTGATGCTTACAAAAAGCACAGTATGGATTTACTGtccaaagaaaaagcactgaatgTCAAACTCCGTCACTTTAAGGCATAA